Proteins encoded by one window of Cyclobacteriaceae bacterium:
- a CDS encoding AI-2E family transporter, translating to MNPLSNPAFKVERVAAWFIILAITIFCLNYFSNFLQPLLIAVMIWYSVYELKRFLSKIKIKGKSLPVWLLTIFAFIIILLIFVGIYELITLNLELIIKKSPEYADNFKLWIAGLQTLEGFSEIQERIISRIQEFNAQPLLTGLLNSLTSIAGNTIVIIIYVSFLLVEEKFFYKKLHAFSSDAEKQQKIDTVLAEITDAIRKYISVKTQMSLLTGLVSYVILLIFKVDFPVLWAFLIFLLNYIPYIGSFVATFLPAAFAMFQFQSFLMLFWVFVVIQAVQFLVGNVLEPKIMGRTLNLSPLGVMLALTFWGIIWGVLGMFLSVPITSVMLISFSRFESTRFIAVWLSETGDLNMDTKK from the coding sequence ATGAATCCCCTCTCGAATCCAGCTTTTAAGGTAGAGCGCGTTGCTGCCTGGTTCATTATACTGGCCATTACCATTTTTTGCCTGAATTATTTCAGCAACTTTTTGCAGCCGCTGCTGATTGCCGTCATGATTTGGTATAGCGTTTATGAGCTGAAACGGTTTCTTAGTAAAATTAAAATAAAAGGAAAATCACTTCCGGTTTGGTTACTCACAATTTTCGCTTTCATTATTATCCTGCTGATCTTTGTTGGAATTTATGAACTCATCACCTTAAACCTGGAGTTGATCATTAAAAAATCCCCAGAGTATGCTGATAATTTCAAATTGTGGATTGCCGGGCTTCAAACCCTGGAAGGTTTTAGTGAAATTCAGGAACGCATAATAAGTCGCATACAAGAGTTCAATGCGCAACCCTTGTTAACCGGCTTGCTCAACAGCCTCACAAGCATAGCCGGAAATACGATCGTCATCATTATTTATGTTTCCTTTTTATTAGTTGAAGAGAAATTTTTCTACAAAAAACTTCATGCTTTTAGTTCGGATGCTGAAAAGCAACAAAAAATAGATACAGTATTAGCTGAAATAACGGATGCCATACGGAAATACATTTCCGTGAAGACGCAAATGAGCTTGCTGACAGGTCTGGTTAGTTATGTTATCCTGCTCATATTTAAAGTTGACTTTCCTGTTCTTTGGGCGTTCCTTATTTTTCTCCTGAATTACATTCCTTACATCGGATCATTTGTGGCTACGTTTTTACCGGCAGCGTTTGCCATGTTTCAATTTCAATCCTTTCTAATGCTCTTCTGGGTATTTGTGGTGATTCAGGCTGTACAATTTTTGGTTGGCAATGTACTGGAGCCAAAAATAATGGGCCGAACATTAAACCTCAGTCCATTGGGCGTAATGCTCGCCTTAACTTTTTGGGGGATAATCTGGGGCGTGTTGGGCATGTTCCTTTCCGTACCGATAACTTCGGTCATGCTCATCTCCTTCTCCCGATTTGAAAGCACACGATTTATTGCCGTATGGCTTTCAGAAACAGGCGACTTGAATATGGATACGAAAAAGTAA